A genomic window from Candidatus Kouleothrix ribensis includes:
- a CDS encoding winged helix-turn-helix domain-containing protein yields MTTALPTKPMLPAGRSAQPLLPLKLTPPPLRDGVLLRPDLQALLSEVRLHPITLVVAPAGYGKTTLLSQWVQELQRTNAPVCWLTLDRGERFPAMLLAYLIRAFQSIVPHMGDEAWRVLSGASNMQRDWPLVAGSLCSDLQRMLPTTTFLFIDDLQQVTESAAIGQILGYLLRAAPPTLHIVAASRRAPTFAPLSRLRAEGQLLELSQRDLHLTANEARQILAAQQVVIGDDDLALLLARTEGWALSIQLAARALAGRPIERRSDFLQALAGSQEQLLHYLATEVLSDLPAELIEFLRMAAIPERFDAALLAEVLQRDDIVYLLGRAQALGLPILPLDDRGDQLRFHPLWRELLQRREPAAAHHAPAAEPPPADSAEPPAASSQAKAIQLQFGRALEARGDLDEALSHYASAGATGELARALRQRAWPQLQSPRRDTVRRWLEQLPADVRENDTELLYMWGYSQTVNAPDQAISAIERAADRYHQSEQYERELRALADLTALLYLRGRPPTFIACCVRAVRAANRVRDAWSRGAALVGVTAMLHTKGRYAEALRVARQAAGQPLSPSWHWLQAMIVASINNQLGMPADTIAMIDDALQLPQVDHDDRMRQNLLRHRAFALELQGYTSEAAALAIDSHRHLGDYYRDGSAGFSARQLALLLMLQGRVDEASTYVAQARVAFHDMGALKPLASLQAIELYGQLLRGQGARACAAVGAVLHRLDEAEGQARDLRLRLLLALVLGEGGQAERALALTNELVAQMHERGYRLFLACTHLYRAYLAGLLADQPMQHAALRAGWQLFAADNQQHLPMLPPAALRAAVVGALQLGLAAASVSHVLRHQLAEQALDILRGMIESPEVDIRINIARLLGDLGTAAAYPSLRIMQKDRSQAVRQVADQALSRLIYRPPYRLRIRTLGAFAVWRGDQEVRDRDWRSSKARQLFQLLLTERGRTLPRDRVLEALWPDMEPDAAANNLRVTLNRLSKAVEPDRPDGAPPAYISQQGETYGFNVSSDYQIDAVDFAEAVAEGQRAARRGQRSAAISAFRTAMTLYGGPYLPDNMYEDWTVVERERLTMLFNDAAIRLGGLLLDEGLAHDTIGLGWRVLENDRAHEEAYRLLMRAHASLGERSTALRLYTRCVAMLQEELGVEPMIETTALYTTLRDMR; encoded by the coding sequence ATGACAACAGCCCTACCCACGAAACCTATGCTGCCTGCTGGGCGCTCGGCGCAGCCGCTTCTGCCGCTTAAGCTCACGCCGCCGCCACTCCGCGACGGCGTTCTACTGCGCCCCGATCTCCAGGCATTGCTCTCGGAAGTACGCCTGCATCCGATCACGCTGGTGGTGGCGCCGGCCGGCTATGGTAAGACGACGCTGCTCTCGCAGTGGGTGCAAGAGCTACAGCGCACCAACGCGCCGGTGTGCTGGCTGACGCTCGATCGCGGTGAACGCTTCCCGGCCATGCTGCTGGCCTACCTGATCCGCGCATTCCAGTCGATCGTGCCACACATGGGCGACGAAGCATGGCGCGTGTTGTCGGGTGCGTCGAATATGCAGCGCGACTGGCCGCTGGTTGCGGGGTCGCTGTGCAGCGATCTTCAGCGCATGCTGCCGACCACCACATTTCTCTTCATCGATGATCTACAGCAAGTGACCGAATCGGCGGCGATTGGCCAGATTCTGGGCTACCTGCTGCGCGCCGCCCCACCCACATTGCATATTGTGGCCGCCTCGCGGCGGGCGCCTACCTTCGCACCGCTCTCGCGCCTGCGCGCCGAAGGCCAGCTGCTCGAGCTCTCGCAGCGCGATCTGCACCTGACGGCCAACGAGGCCCGCCAGATCCTGGCAGCTCAGCAGGTGGTGATCGGCGATGACGACCTGGCGCTGCTACTGGCGCGTACCGAGGGCTGGGCGCTCAGCATCCAGCTGGCGGCACGCGCGCTGGCCGGCCGGCCAATCGAGCGCCGGAGCGATTTTTTACAGGCGCTGGCCGGCAGCCAGGAGCAACTGCTGCACTACCTGGCCACAGAGGTGTTATCCGACCTGCCGGCCGAGCTGATCGAGTTTCTGCGTATGGCCGCGATCCCCGAGCGTTTCGACGCCGCGCTACTGGCCGAGGTGCTCCAGCGCGACGATATCGTCTACCTGCTGGGGCGTGCCCAGGCGCTGGGGCTACCGATCTTGCCGCTGGACGATCGCGGCGACCAGCTGCGCTTTCACCCGCTCTGGCGCGAGCTGCTGCAGCGCCGCGAGCCAGCGGCTGCCCACCATGCCCCTGCCGCCGAGCCGCCGCCAGCCGATAGCGCTGAGCCGCCGGCTGCTTCGAGCCAGGCTAAAGCGATACAGCTACAGTTTGGGCGAGCGCTCGAGGCGCGCGGCGACCTCGATGAGGCGCTGAGCCACTATGCCAGCGCCGGCGCCACCGGCGAGCTCGCACGCGCGCTGCGCCAGCGCGCCTGGCCGCAGCTGCAATCGCCGCGCCGCGACACAGTGCGGCGCTGGCTCGAGCAGCTGCCCGCCGACGTGCGCGAGAACGACACCGAGCTACTGTACATGTGGGGCTATAGCCAGACGGTCAACGCGCCCGATCAGGCCATCAGCGCGATCGAGCGGGCCGCCGACCGCTACCACCAATCGGAACAGTATGAGCGCGAGCTGCGCGCGCTGGCCGACCTGACCGCGCTGCTGTACCTGCGCGGCCGCCCGCCCACCTTCATCGCCTGCTGCGTACGCGCGGTGCGCGCCGCAAACCGCGTGCGCGACGCGTGGTCGCGCGGGGCGGCACTGGTGGGGGTAACGGCCATGCTCCACACCAAAGGGCGCTACGCCGAGGCACTGCGAGTTGCGCGGCAGGCTGCGGGCCAGCCGCTCTCGCCGTCCTGGCACTGGCTGCAGGCTATGATCGTCGCGTCGATCAACAACCAGCTAGGCATGCCCGCCGATACGATCGCCATGATCGACGACGCGCTACAGCTGCCGCAGGTTGATCACGACGACCGCATGCGCCAGAATCTGCTGCGCCACCGCGCTTTTGCGCTCGAGCTACAGGGCTACACCAGCGAGGCCGCCGCACTTGCGATCGACTCGCACCGCCACCTGGGCGATTACTACCGCGATGGCAGCGCCGGCTTCAGCGCGCGCCAGCTGGCACTCCTGCTGATGCTACAGGGCCGCGTCGATGAGGCGTCGACATATGTTGCCCAGGCACGCGTCGCATTCCACGACATGGGCGCGCTCAAGCCGCTGGCCAGCCTGCAGGCGATCGAACTGTACGGCCAGCTGCTGCGCGGCCAGGGTGCGCGCGCCTGCGCGGCGGTGGGGGCCGTGCTGCACCGGCTCGACGAGGCCGAGGGTCAGGCGCGCGATCTGCGGCTGCGCCTCCTGCTGGCGCTGGTGCTGGGCGAGGGTGGCCAGGCCGAACGGGCCTTAGCGCTTACGAATGAGCTGGTGGCCCAGATGCACGAGCGCGGCTACCGGCTGTTCCTGGCCTGCACCCACCTGTACCGTGCCTACCTGGCCGGGCTGCTGGCCGACCAGCCGATGCAGCATGCTGCGCTACGCGCGGGGTGGCAGCTGTTCGCTGCCGACAACCAGCAGCACCTGCCGATGCTGCCACCGGCGGCCCTGCGCGCGGCAGTTGTCGGCGCACTCCAGCTAGGGCTCGCGGCCGCTAGCGTAAGCCATGTGCTGCGGCACCAGCTGGCCGAGCAGGCGCTCGACATCCTGCGCGGCATGATCGAGTCGCCCGAAGTCGACATACGCATAAATATTGCGCGGCTGCTAGGCGACTTAGGCACCGCCGCCGCATACCCATCGCTGCGAATCATGCAGAAGGATCGCAGCCAGGCCGTGCGCCAGGTGGCCGATCAGGCGCTCAGCCGGCTGATCTACCGCCCGCCCTATCGGCTGCGCATCCGCACACTTGGCGCATTCGCAGTCTGGCGCGGCGATCAAGAGGTGCGCGACCGCGACTGGCGTAGTAGCAAGGCCCGCCAGCTGTTTCAGCTGCTGCTGACCGAGCGCGGGCGTACGCTGCCGCGCGACCGCGTGCTCGAGGCGCTCTGGCCCGACATGGAACCTGACGCCGCCGCAAATAATCTGCGCGTCACACTCAACCGGCTGAGCAAAGCAGTCGAACCCGATCGGCCCGACGGTGCGCCCCCGGCGTATATCAGCCAGCAGGGCGAAACCTACGGCTTCAATGTGAGCAGCGACTACCAGATCGACGCGGTCGACTTCGCCGAGGCGGTTGCCGAGGGCCAGCGCGCGGCGCGGCGCGGCCAGCGCAGCGCGGCGATCAGTGCATTCCGCACGGCGATGACGCTGTATGGCGGGCCATACCTGCCCGACAACATGTACGAGGATTGGACGGTCGTTGAGCGCGAGCGGCTGACGATGCTGTTCAACGATGCTGCGATTCGCCTGGGCGGCCTGCTGCTCGATGAAGGCCTGGCGCACGACACGATCGGCCTGGGCTGGCGCGTGCTGGAAAACGACCGCGCGCATGAAGAGGCCTACCGGCTGCTGATGCGCGCCCACGCCTCGCTGGGCGAGCGCAGCACCGCACTCCGGCTGTATACCCGCTGCGTGGCTATGCTGCAAGAGGAGCTGGGCGTCGAACCAATGATCGAGACAACCGCGCTCTATACCACCCTACGCGACATGCGCTAG
- a CDS encoding HAD family phosphatase encodes MIRLIISDIDATLIDQSGYLPPENVVALGAAAARGVRLALATIRKHDSALQIARQLGVPCTLVCNGGATIFDEHGATLRALSIPLEIAQAIAALADQQGLPLLATIDELNYYRPGSHPAAHIAATGLDVAAMLPALTRPPSRLIIRGEPGAALIMREFAEAPLRFVRHYRPDGSLADATITHAAATKESALAWLCHTWSIDPAAVLALGDAEADVGMLRLAGFGVAVANAQPDARAAADWVAPAAGQGGVAAAIQRYILSIA; translated from the coding sequence ATGATTCGTCTGATTATCTCCGATATCGACGCGACGCTGATCGACCAATCGGGCTACTTGCCGCCCGAGAATGTCGTTGCGCTTGGTGCGGCAGCGGCGCGTGGTGTACGCCTCGCGCTGGCCACGATCCGCAAGCACGACTCGGCGCTCCAGATCGCCCGGCAGCTCGGCGTGCCGTGTACGCTGGTGTGTAATGGCGGCGCGACGATCTTCGACGAGCATGGCGCTACGCTACGCGCACTGAGCATCCCGCTCGAGATCGCGCAGGCAATTGCCGCGCTGGCCGACCAGCAGGGGCTGCCGCTGCTAGCGACGATCGATGAGCTCAATTATTATCGGCCCGGCTCACACCCGGCCGCGCATATTGCCGCCACAGGCCTCGATGTCGCCGCGATGCTGCCCGCGCTCACCCGCCCACCCAGCCGCCTGATCATCCGCGGCGAGCCGGGCGCGGCGCTGATCATGCGCGAGTTTGCAGAGGCGCCGTTGCGCTTCGTGCGCCACTACCGCCCCGACGGCAGCCTGGCCGATGCGACGATCACCCATGCCGCCGCGACCAAGGAGTCGGCGCTGGCCTGGCTCTGCCACACCTGGTCGATCGATCCGGCGGCGGTGCTGGCGCTCGGCGATGCCGAGGCCGATGTGGGCATGCTGCGGCTGGCCGGCTTTGGCGTGGCCGTGGCCAATGCGCAGCCCGATGCCCGCGCCGCTGCCGACTGGGTTGCGCCAGCTGCAGGCCAGGGCGGTGTCGCTGCCGCAATCCAGCGCTATATACTATCGATCGCGTAG
- a CDS encoding peptidoglycan DD-metalloendopeptidase family protein → MRRCSLLLLLCAMVAQLWYAAPAAAAPADSDIPPPDMFQLPFPIGQAWTFNGVHGAHKEALDFSVGKPWPRWRSDTSSLWVVAVAPGSIRKTSSCGIEIDHRDGWTSVYYHVEHIIRDSGQVQANEPIANIANTPREAACEGGYATAAHLHFALKHHGRDVPINGTTLSGWRIHSGRGHYDSSCTRMYLYRGEQRLCPYTDPLLNQGIPSTFDPAPGQGDDYADESAQIEVDTLPDGAAVQGPVPIAGWAIDRAAPSGTGIDHVHLYLDGPAGQGTFLGEAEYLVERPDVAAALGDPRYRTAGFRYEWDAAALPAGQHTLFIYAHSLVADWSFITRTITVQP, encoded by the coding sequence GTGCGCCGCTGCTCCCTGCTGCTCTTGCTCTGTGCCATGGTTGCACAGCTCTGGTATGCCGCGCCTGCCGCCGCTGCCCCCGCCGATAGCGACATCCCGCCACCCGACATGTTTCAGCTGCCGTTCCCAATCGGCCAGGCCTGGACGTTCAATGGCGTGCATGGCGCCCATAAAGAGGCACTCGATTTCAGCGTCGGTAAGCCATGGCCGCGCTGGAGGTCGGACACCAGTAGCCTGTGGGTGGTGGCGGTCGCGCCCGGCAGCATCCGCAAAACGTCGTCCTGTGGGATCGAGATCGATCATCGCGATGGCTGGACGAGCGTATACTACCATGTTGAGCATATCATTCGCGACTCAGGCCAGGTGCAGGCGAACGAACCGATCGCGAACATTGCCAATACGCCGCGCGAGGCCGCCTGCGAGGGTGGCTACGCCACCGCAGCCCACCTGCACTTTGCGCTAAAGCACCACGGCCGGGATGTGCCGATCAATGGCACGACGCTATCGGGCTGGCGCATTCATAGTGGTCGTGGTCACTACGACAGCAGCTGCACCCGCATGTATCTCTATCGTGGCGAGCAGCGCCTGTGCCCCTACACCGATCCGCTGCTGAACCAGGGCATCCCAAGCACGTTCGACCCGGCGCCTGGCCAGGGCGACGACTACGCCGACGAGAGCGCCCAGATCGAGGTCGATACGCTGCCCGATGGTGCGGCGGTGCAGGGGCCGGTGCCGATCGCCGGCTGGGCGATCGATCGCGCGGCCCCGAGCGGCACCGGCATCGACCATGTCCACCTGTATCTCGATGGGCCGGCCGGCCAGGGCACGTTTCTGGGCGAAGCTGAGTATCTGGTCGAGCGGCCCGATGTCGCGGCGGCGCTTGGCGACCCGCGCTATCGTACAGCCGGCTTCCGCTACGAGTGGGACGCCGCTGCGCTGCCGGCTGGCCAGCACACGCTGTTTATCTACGCGCATAGCCTGGTTGCCGATTGGTCGTTCATCACCCGCACGATCACCGTGCAGCCGTAA
- a CDS encoding threonine ammonia-lyase, whose product MTVTLADIQAARRVLRGIINATPILSDERLSDDLGVRVFLKAENTQRSGSFKIRGAYNTISRLSEAERARGVIAHSAGNHAQGVALAARLLGIPATIVMPERAPLTKVAATRRLGAEVILHGASFDDAGAHARVLQQERGCTYVHAFNDERVIAGQGTIGLEIVEALPDLTLLVVPIGGGGLIGGIAIAIKALMPDVRIIGVQAAGCAPVPDSLAAGTPVTAATARTIADGIAVKRPGDLTLPIIRDLVDQVVTVDEDAIARAIAHAAQNARQVVEGAGAAGVAALLSGKLAVQAGDTVCTVLCGGNIDGNLLARVLEQVLVKQGRYILLRTTVDDRPGNLAPLIDHVARAGANVIDIFHRRAVWLVPVDRVGVELVLEVRDESHGQAVVQQLTAAGYVVDREGQGLWPG is encoded by the coding sequence ATGACGGTGACACTGGCCGACATCCAGGCAGCTCGGCGCGTGCTGCGCGGGATCATCAACGCCACGCCAATTCTTTCCGACGAGCGCCTGAGCGATGATCTGGGCGTACGCGTATTCTTGAAGGCCGAGAACACCCAGCGCAGCGGCTCGTTCAAGATCCGCGGCGCCTATAACACGATCAGTCGCCTCTCCGAGGCCGAGCGCGCCCGCGGCGTGATCGCGCACTCGGCCGGCAACCACGCTCAGGGGGTTGCGCTGGCCGCCCGCCTGCTGGGTATTCCCGCCACGATCGTGATGCCCGAGCGTGCGCCGCTCACCAAGGTGGCCGCCACCCGCCGGCTCGGCGCCGAGGTGATTCTGCACGGCGCGTCGTTCGACGACGCCGGCGCGCATGCGCGCGTACTCCAGCAAGAGCGCGGCTGTACCTACGTACACGCCTTTAACGACGAGCGCGTGATCGCCGGGCAGGGCACGATCGGCCTCGAGATCGTCGAGGCGCTGCCCGACCTGACGCTGCTGGTGGTGCCGATCGGTGGCGGCGGGCTGATCGGCGGGATTGCCATCGCAATCAAGGCGCTCATGCCCGATGTGCGCATTATTGGCGTGCAGGCGGCTGGCTGTGCGCCGGTGCCCGATTCGCTTGCGGCCGGCACGCCGGTTACTGCAGCCACTGCCCGCACGATCGCCGATGGTATCGCGGTCAAGCGCCCAGGCGACCTGACGCTGCCGATCATTCGCGATCTGGTCGATCAGGTGGTGACAGTCGATGAAGATGCTATTGCCCGCGCGATTGCCCACGCCGCCCAGAATGCCCGCCAGGTGGTCGAGGGCGCCGGCGCCGCCGGGGTGGCCGCGCTGCTGTCGGGCAAGCTGGCAGTGCAGGCGGGCGACACGGTATGCACGGTGCTGTGCGGCGGCAATATCGACGGCAACCTGCTGGCGCGCGTGCTCGAGCAGGTGCTGGTGAAGCAGGGCCGCTACATCCTGCTGCGCACCACCGTCGATGATCGGCCCGGTAACCTCGCGCCGCTGATCGACCACGTGGCCCGCGCCGGCGCGAATGTGATCGACATCTTCCACCGCCGCGCCGTCTGGCTCGTGCCGGTCGATCGGGTTGGGGTTGAGCTGGTGCTCGAGGTGCGCGACGAGTCGCATGGCCAGGCGGTGGTGCAGCAGCTCACGGCAGCCGGCTATGTCGTCGACCGCGAGGGCCAGGGGCTCTGGCCGGGCTAG
- a CDS encoding cysteine desulfurase-like protein: MISLDLGWVRAQFPALAQTINGQPAVFFDGPGGTQVPQQVINAISSYLINANANTHGAFATSQRTDTTIAAAHAAMADLLGCDPDEVVFGPNMTTLTFMLSRSIGRDIQPGDEIVLTRLDHDANFSPWQALEERGALIRVADIDIEDCTLDMDDLRRQITPRTRLIAVGYASNSVGTINDVAEVVRLARQVGALSFIDAVHYAPHGPIDVRALGCDFLACSPYKFFAPHMGALYGKREHLVRLQPYKVRPASNQTPDRWETGTKNHEGLAGVAAAIEYLATLGSQHDRAGPQAASSRRAALLAAMAAIKQYERGLSEQLIAGLLRVPGLTFYGISDPARFEQRTPTVAIRLAGYTPRELAEALGARGIFVWDGNYYAINLTERLGLEDHGGMVRIGLAHYNTAGEIDRLLQALHDLAAAQKE; encoded by the coding sequence ATGATCTCGCTCGACCTGGGCTGGGTTCGCGCCCAGTTTCCCGCGCTGGCCCAGACGATCAACGGCCAGCCGGCAGTATTCTTCGACGGCCCCGGCGGCACCCAGGTGCCCCAGCAGGTGATCAACGCGATCAGCAGCTACCTGATCAACGCCAACGCCAACACCCACGGCGCCTTCGCAACCAGCCAGCGCACCGACACAACCATCGCGGCGGCCCACGCGGCCATGGCCGATTTGCTCGGCTGCGATCCTGACGAGGTTGTGTTTGGCCCGAACATGACCACGCTGACCTTCATGCTCTCGCGCAGCATCGGCCGCGACATCCAGCCTGGCGACGAGATTGTACTCACCCGGCTCGATCATGATGCAAATTTCTCGCCCTGGCAGGCGCTCGAGGAGCGCGGCGCGCTGATCAGGGTCGCCGATATCGATATTGAAGACTGTACGCTCGATATGGACGATTTGCGCCGCCAGATCACGCCGCGCACCAGGCTGATCGCCGTAGGCTATGCCTCGAATTCGGTCGGCACGATCAACGATGTGGCCGAGGTCGTGCGGCTGGCCCGGCAGGTCGGCGCGCTCAGCTTTATCGACGCCGTGCATTATGCGCCCCACGGGCCGATCGATGTGCGCGCGCTCGGCTGCGACTTCCTAGCGTGCTCGCCCTATAAGTTCTTCGCCCCGCATATGGGCGCGCTGTACGGCAAACGCGAACATCTGGTGCGTTTGCAGCCGTATAAGGTGCGCCCGGCAAGTAACCAGACCCCCGATCGCTGGGAGACCGGTACCAAGAACCACGAGGGCCTGGCCGGTGTGGCCGCCGCAATCGAGTACCTGGCTACACTTGGATCGCAGCACGATCGCGCCGGGCCGCAGGCGGCCAGCTCACGGCGCGCGGCGCTGCTAGCCGCAATGGCCGCAATCAAGCAGTACGAGCGCGGCTTGTCTGAGCAGCTGATTGCCGGCCTGCTGCGCGTGCCCGGCCTGACCTTTTACGGCATCAGCGACCCGGCGCGCTTCGAGCAGCGCACGCCAACCGTGGCGATCCGCCTGGCCGGTTACACTCCCCGCGAGCTGGCCGAGGCGCTTGGCGCGCGCGGCATCTTCGTGTGGGATGGCAACTACTACGCGATCAACCTCACCGAGCGCTTAGGCCTCGAGGATCACGGCGGCATGGTGCGCATCGGCCTGGCGCACTACAACACTGCCGGCGAGATCGATCGCCTGCTACAGGCTCTGCACGATTTAGCTGCAGCACAGAAGGAGTGA
- a CDS encoding DUF2630 family protein: protein MELSEIITTIVALEQEREAIFQDSQVSPEEHPRLAFIEAELPRLWDLRRRFEAARAAGLSAIPVPPPSEPAPFEG from the coding sequence ATGGAGCTTTCTGAGATCATCACGACGATTGTTGCGCTCGAACAAGAGCGCGAGGCGATCTTCCAGGACTCGCAGGTGTCGCCCGAGGAGCACCCGCGGCTAGCTTTCATCGAGGCCGAGCTGCCCAGGCTATGGGATCTGCGGCGCCGGTTCGAGGCCGCGCGGGCCGCCGGGCTGAGCGCCATCCCGGTGCCGCCGCCCAGCGAGCCGGCGCCCTTCGAGGGCTGA
- a CDS encoding N-acetylmuramoyl-L-alanine amidase — MRQRLVSFLLCCAAVLSSVLPYAGPAAAQADPNRGTPDQVLLAVGAGQRSAATGEYRSPPTAAAHPFSHLLLRRTASVPAGAELTLLVRASSDGSAWGAWVVAEDNDDLWAPADGPDVVWSQTIAVGGLARFWQVMAASRPAPDGTRPALRSIEVNTVDATGPASAAPPAGAAVPASLAKPGVVSRVGWGSPDGQGSRMKPSYYPVNHLVVHHTADSNTLIGGEQSWADRVRAEWSFHTYSRGWGDVGYNYLIDPNGVIYEGRAGGDDAVAFHDTGNYGSMGVVLIGTYANVPPTQAAQDALVRLLAWKAAQKNIDPLGRSYYYGCDVSIYCRPYNPGAVVPNIAGHRQVTPGHTTCPGDQALALLPAIRDRVKRLVSDDSPESGDLVVDDLESGFAYSPVPWHAAACGYSGHTYWTFATSGAAENSATWRPNLPSAGRYRVFVHIPQGCGLAPPPYASSQAVYRIQSAEGSTTRTVDHNTGASWVDIGAYQFNAGSGGAVELYDNSGGPTNDGKVLFFDAVKWEPDNSTTGVQLANVSYERTRLASGELLKVSFTVKNSGTTTLRGQSPRVDLTAGGGLNDPSNGYTYDQGECFAGNSQGSYPSFPKEDDRFRVVLGWAGWDQRPDNGCSEPTSDYPWRWGLNSDLAPGQQQTIIGYVRFRTPGSYTLQAGVVQEYVQYYTQGVAPTNVQVLSEQVAPTPAAYDGALRPLAQVYRLGSIPDNFLARTIYAPSIPRGQYIGSFAWDGSWLSWLDGGPLGQADQFLIEQTRSFYAITPGTHTFRTTSDDGSWLWIDGQPVVVNNGLHGDTEVTGAIWLDAGVHVLSFKYFERTGYASAGYDVQGPGDTQFKPVFDALGGGAIRFGATFAAPPRLYIGADDQGGQGMRAIRWSWDGVAWQESPGALLDTGRLVSGSYTLYYQAIDAAGNTSATQTMTFGVDTNLPVQRQFVPMFGL; from the coding sequence ATGCGCCAGCGTCTTGTTTCATTCTTGCTGTGCTGCGCCGCTGTATTGAGTAGTGTACTGCCCTATGCCGGCCCGGCTGCGGCTCAGGCCGACCCCAATCGCGGCACGCCCGACCAGGTGCTGCTAGCGGTAGGCGCCGGCCAGCGCAGCGCCGCCACCGGCGAATACCGCTCACCACCGACTGCCGCAGCGCACCCATTCTCGCACCTGCTGCTGCGCCGCACTGCTAGCGTGCCTGCCGGCGCCGAGCTAACCCTGCTGGTACGCGCGTCGAGCGATGGCAGCGCCTGGGGCGCGTGGGTCGTGGCCGAGGACAACGACGACCTGTGGGCGCCTGCCGATGGCCCCGATGTGGTGTGGAGCCAGACGATCGCGGTCGGCGGGCTGGCGCGCTTCTGGCAGGTTATGGCTGCCTCGAGGCCCGCGCCCGATGGCACCCGGCCGGCACTGCGCTCGATCGAGGTCAACACCGTCGATGCGACCGGGCCGGCCAGCGCCGCCCCGCCCGCCGGTGCCGCCGTGCCGGCCAGCCTGGCCAAGCCCGGCGTGGTCTCGCGCGTCGGCTGGGGCTCGCCCGATGGCCAGGGCAGCCGTATGAAGCCGTCGTACTACCCGGTTAATCACCTGGTGGTACACCACACCGCCGACAGCAACACGCTGATTGGCGGCGAGCAGAGCTGGGCCGACCGCGTGCGCGCCGAGTGGTCGTTCCACACCTACAGCCGTGGCTGGGGCGATGTGGGCTACAACTACCTGATCGACCCCAACGGCGTGATCTACGAGGGCCGTGCCGGCGGCGACGACGCGGTGGCGTTCCACGACACCGGCAACTATGGCTCGATGGGGGTGGTGCTGATCGGCACCTACGCGAATGTGCCGCCGACCCAGGCCGCGCAAGATGCGCTGGTGCGCCTGCTGGCCTGGAAGGCCGCGCAGAAGAATATCGACCCGCTCGGCCGATCGTACTACTATGGCTGCGATGTCTCGATCTACTGCCGGCCCTACAACCCCGGCGCGGTGGTGCCGAATATCGCCGGCCACCGCCAGGTTACACCCGGCCACACCACTTGCCCAGGCGACCAGGCCCTGGCGCTGCTGCCGGCCATCCGCGACCGGGTCAAACGCCTGGTGAGCGACGATAGCCCCGAGAGTGGCGACCTGGTCGTCGATGATCTCGAGAGCGGCTTTGCCTATAGCCCGGTGCCCTGGCACGCGGCGGCCTGCGGCTACAGCGGCCATACCTACTGGACGTTCGCCACCAGCGGGGCGGCCGAGAATAGCGCCACCTGGCGGCCGAACTTGCCGAGCGCCGGGCGCTACCGCGTGTTCGTCCACATCCCGCAGGGCTGCGGGCTGGCCCCGCCACCCTACGCCAGCAGTCAAGCCGTCTACCGCATTCAGTCGGCCGAGGGCAGCACCACCCGCACCGTCGACCACAACACCGGCGCCAGCTGGGTCGACATTGGCGCGTACCAGTTCAACGCCGGCAGCGGCGGCGCGGTCGAGCTGTACGATAACAGCGGCGGGCCTACTAACGACGGCAAGGTGCTGTTTTTCGACGCAGTTAAGTGGGAGCCCGACAACTCGACGACAGGCGTGCAGCTGGCCAATGTGAGCTACGAGCGCACCAGGCTGGCCAGCGGTGAGCTGCTCAAGGTCAGCTTCACGGTCAAGAACAGCGGCACCACCACGCTGCGCGGCCAATCGCCACGTGTCGACCTGACTGCCGGCGGTGGGCTGAACGACCCGAGCAATGGCTATACCTACGATCAGGGCGAGTGCTTCGCCGGCAATAGCCAGGGCAGCTACCCGAGCTTCCCCAAAGAAGATGACCGCTTCCGCGTGGTGCTGGGCTGGGCCGGCTGGGATCAACGGCCGGATAATGGCTGCAGCGAGCCGACCAGCGATTACCCCTGGCGCTGGGGCCTGAACAGCGACCTCGCGCCCGGCCAGCAGCAGACGATCATCGGCTACGTGCGCTTCCGCACGCCTGGCAGCTACACGCTCCAGGCCGGCGTTGTGCAAGAGTACGTGCAATACTACACGCAGGGCGTCGCGCCGACGAATGTGCAGGTATTGAGCGAGCAGGTGGCGCCCACACCGGCAGCCTACGATGGCGCGCTGCGGCCGCTGGCGCAGGTATACCGGCTCGGCAGCATCCCCGACAACTTCCTGGCGCGCACGATCTACGCACCGTCGATCCCGCGTGGGCAGTATATCGGCAGCTTCGCGTGGGATGGCAGCTGGCTCAGCTGGCTGGATGGCGGCCCGCTTGGCCAGGCCGACCAGTTTCTGATCGAGCAGACCCGCAGCTTCTACGCGATCACACCCGGCACACACACCTTCCGCACCACCAGCGACGACGGCTCGTGGCTGTGGATCGACGGCCAGCCGGTGGTGGTGAATAACGGCCTGCATGGCGACACTGAGGTGACCGGCGCGATCTGGCTCGATGCCGGCGTCCACGTGCTGTCGTTCAAATATTTCGAGCGCACCGGCTACGCCTCGGCCGGCTACGACGTGCAAGGCCCCGGCGATACCCAGTTCAAGCCGGTGTTCGACGCGCTGGGCGGCGGCGCCATCCGCTTCGGCGCGACCTTCGCCGCGCCGCCGCGGCTATACATCGGCGCCGACGACCAGGGCGGCCAGGGGATGCGCGCCATTCGCTGGAGCTGGGATGGCGTAGCATGGCAGGAATCACCCGGCGCGCTGCTCGATACGGGGCGGCTGGTCAGCGGCAGCTACACCCTGTACTACCAGGCGATCGACGCGGCTGGCAACACCAGCGCTACACAAACCATGACGTTTGGCGTCGACACCAACCTGCCGGTGCAGCGGCAGTTCGTGCCAATGTTCGGGCTCTAG